The sequence AAGAAAATTCAAACGACTATCGATAAAGTCCTTAAAGAAGAAGATTTTGAAAATAAAATCTTCGAGTTTTAAGACTTTTCGCTTAACAAGCACTCACTGCTTAGATTTTACACAACAGAACTATATGTTTTGTGGGTAAGATGCGTGAAAAATTGCCTTGGCTAGAGAAAAGTCTAGGGAATTCGCTTGCTTAGTTAAAGGGAGCCGTCTTTGTGCAAGAATATAGCTACGAGGAGGGGGAGCATAGGAACAGCTAGATACAAAGAGAGATAAAAAGAAAATACTATATATAAAAGAAAATCTTCTCATTTCTCAACTCCCTATTTGTTTAAATGTTAGAATAACTTTCTTTTTATTAGCTATTAATTATCAGCGTCCTTTTTATAATAAAATCATACATCTATGAATATTAATGATTTAAGAGGAGAAAAAAAGTTCTTCTTCATCAAACTGGCTTGATCAAGTGGTTTATAATCAAGTTCTTCAGGCTTCCTTTATAACACAGTTGTAGTTATTCAACTTTCTTTAATCAATCGCGTTAGTTTAACCCTAGTTTTGTTTTTTCTACCGGGAAAACAATTAGTTTAAGAAAAATATAAAATAGAAAAAAGAATTGATAAAATTTTTATTTTCTATTGTAATATTGCTTATGGGAAAGTGCTTTATTAATTATTAAAAATTGAAAGGGTTTTTAATAAGGAATCAAGCACATTAAGTTTTCTAATTAGAAAGGAGTTATAAACTTATGAAGAAAGCTGTTTTACTAGCTACAGTATTTTGTGGTGTTGTTGGCTTGACTAGTTGTTGCCGTATTGTAGATTGCTGCTTTGAAGATCCTTGCGCACCTAAGCCATGCAATCCTTGTGGTAACAAGAAAGACAAAGGCTGCAGCCCTTGTGGTGTCTATACACCTTCTTGCTCCAAGCCATGCGGCTCTGAGTGCAATCCAGGAGTTCAAGGACCTCAAGCTAAAGGTTGTACATCTCTAGACGGTAGATGCAAACAATAGGTAACAGTTCTTATCTGTTTACTTAAATTGGTTAGGCAGTTAGGAGGTAAATTATTTCCCTGCTAACTGCCTTTATGAAAAATAAACTTAAATGTTGAGGGTAAGAGTTCACAACTTTCTACCCGATGGCAGAAGAAAAAATAACACACGCGATAGGAGATCCCTATGTCCAAACTCATCAGACGAGTAGTTACGGTCCTCGCGCTAACTAGTATGGCGAGTTCATTTGCCAGCGGGAAGATAGAGGCCGCTGCTGCAGAGTCTCTTGCTACAAGATTCATTGCCAGTACTGAAAACTCAGATGACAATGTTTTTCAAGCAACAGCCAAGAAAGTTAGATTTGGTCGTAACAAAAATCAAAGACAAGAACAAAAACATACTGGAGCTTTCTGTGATAAAGAATTTTATCCTTGTGAAGGTGGCCAGTGCCAACCAGTAGACGCTACACAAGAATCTTGCTACGGCAAAATGTATTGTGTCCGTGTTAACGATGACTGTAACGTTGAAATCAGCCAATCTGTACCTGAATATGCAACAGTAGGATCTCCTTATCCTATTGAAATTCTCGCTGTAGGTAAAAAAGATTGCGTTAATGTTGTGATTACTCAACAGCTTCCTTGCGAAGTTGAGTTTGTCAGCAGTGATCCTGCGACAACACCAACCTCGGATAGCAAATTAATCTGGACAATTGATCGCTTAGGTCAAGGTGAAAAATGCAAAATTACCGTTTGGGTAAAACCTCTTAAAGAAGGTTGTTGCTTCACCGCGGCTACTGTATGTGCTTGCCCAGAACTTCGCTCTTATACCAAATGCGGACAACCAGCTATTTGTATTAAGCAAGAAGGTCCTGAATGCGCTTGCTTACGTTGCCCAGTTTGTTACAAAATCGAAGTTTGCAACACAGGTTCTGCTATAGCCCGTAATGTTGTCGTCGATAACCCAGTTCCCGATGGCTATACTCATGCTTCAGGACAACGCGTTCTTTCCTTTAACTTAGGAGATATGCGTCCTGGGGATTCTAAATGCTTCTGTGTGGAGTTTTGCCCACAAAAAAGAGGAAAAGTTACTAACGTGGCTACTGTATCTTACTGCGGAGGACATAAATGTTCTGCTAACGTAACTACTGTAGTTAACGAACCATGCGTACAAGTAAATATCTCTGGAGCTGACTGGTCTTATGTATGTAAGCCTGTAGAATACACTATCGTTGTATCTAACCCAGGAGATCTTAAACTTTACGATGTAGTTATAGAAGATACCGCACCTTCAGGAGCAACAATTTTAGAAGCTGCTGGAGCTGAAATCTGCTGTAACAAAGCTGTATGGTGCATCAAAGAAATGTGCCCAGGAGAGACTCTTCAATTTAAAGTTGTGGCTAAAGCACAAAGCCCAGGTAAATTCACAAATCAAGTTGTTGTCAAAACTAACTCCGATTGTGGAACCTGTACTTCTTGCGCAGAAGTTACAACACATTGGAAAGGTCTTGCAGCTACGCATATGTGCGTAATCGATACCAATGATCCTATTTGCGTAGGAGAAAATACTGTATACCGTATTTGTGTAACCAACCGTGGTTCTGCA is a genomic window of Chlamydia psittaci 6BC containing:
- a CDS encoding small cysteine-rich outer membrane protein; the encoded protein is MKKAVLLATVFCGVVGLTSCCRIVDCCFEDPCAPKPCNPCGNKKDKGCSPCGVYTPSCSKPCGSECNPGVQGPQAKGCTSLDGRCKQ
- the omcB gene encoding outer membrane complex protein OmcB, which produces MSKLIRRVVTVLALTSMASSFASGKIEAAAAESLATRFIASTENSDDNVFQATAKKVRFGRNKNQRQEQKHTGAFCDKEFYPCEGGQCQPVDATQESCYGKMYCVRVNDDCNVEISQSVPEYATVGSPYPIEILAVGKKDCVNVVITQQLPCEVEFVSSDPATTPTSDSKLIWTIDRLGQGEKCKITVWVKPLKEGCCFTAATVCACPELRSYTKCGQPAICIKQEGPECACLRCPVCYKIEVCNTGSAIARNVVVDNPVPDGYTHASGQRVLSFNLGDMRPGDSKCFCVEFCPQKRGKVTNVATVSYCGGHKCSANVTTVVNEPCVQVNISGADWSYVCKPVEYTIVVSNPGDLKLYDVVIEDTAPSGATILEAAGAEICCNKAVWCIKEMCPGETLQFKVVAKAQSPGKFTNQVVVKTNSDCGTCTSCAEVTTHWKGLAATHMCVIDTNDPICVGENTVYRICVTNRGSAEDTNVSLILKFSKELQPVSSSGPTKGTITGNTVVFDALPKLGSKESVEFSVTLKGIAPGDARGEAILSSDTLTVPVADTENTHVY